DNA from Brassica napus cultivar Da-Ae chromosome C4, Da-Ae, whole genome shotgun sequence:
ATCAAACGCTTAAGGTAGAAAGCAAAATAAGAGTTAAGATTGTAAAAACTGGAAAACCGGATCAAAAGAAACGATATAATATAAACAatgttaaagaaaatatatagacgATTCAAAACCGTAACGAAAATGAAACCATGGAGTCGAGAcaaatctctttccttaactcttaatattcgctccgttagtgcgaCAGATCTGTACGAATATGAGTCCCAGGATAAAACCATGATAGGTCATCACGCGACACTCGTGAAGAACCTCTACCGAACTAATATTTCTACCAAACACTCTCTAGACTGACGCTATAGGATTTGCTGGTTTTGGTTGTGAAAAAACGTAATCATAAATGAAGTAGGAGACGAGTTTATAAAGAGGATAAGGCGAGCCACTTTCTGTAACTGATGCAGCACATTCGCACGTTGGCAGAAATATCGCGAGGATCTCGGAGTGTCCACTTTCTGTAACTGATGCAGCACATGCGCACGTTGGCAGAAATATCGCGAGGATTTCAGAGtgtctttaaaataaaatgcatacCGTTTTTGAATTTTAACTTGGTCCACAAATAATATTCTTATTGGGCCTCtgccgagccggccggacggtGGCTGCACGCGTGGGAAACCTTTCTTTCTCACCAAGCCGTTTACACCCTCGTAGCACATGAGCATATTTATACTGCTCAAAAATCAGTCACACAATCGATGTGGGACTCTACTACTTCTCCTTCGTTTAACAAATAGGCCTCTGAATGGGCCATTTATATTCAGaagtttttcaattaatttggAAGCCCATTGGCTTTAATTAATTGATCCAACATCTTCTCCCCCTTGTAGACAGCCTCGATTTGAGCGACGCAATTGGCGATCCCTGTGGCTTCTCTGCATTCGTGATTGGCGATCCCTGTGGCTTCTCTGCATTCGTGGACACAACGCTCGCTCTCTTAACCAACTCTTCAATCATCAAAAGATTTTCTCTCAGCTGTGTTCACACAGACACGACACAACCAGAGTGAACACTTGGATTCGCGGATCAAATGCTAGAATAGACCACAATGGGTCAAAAAAATCTTACATAGACCTcttgtttttttactttaaaaactagattttgacctgcCCTTAAAAggacgggtatattttttgttttttagaaaaaataaatttttatatttatgtttttttgtaatcatatttaggtaaaatatttttaaaaaattattagtaaaagtttttgataattatattgaATTTGTGATATTGCATAACTATTGATTTGTATTGTAACCATTTCaccattaattttataatttattcctaaacagttattaatttttttaatgcaataAATATTGACAATATAGTATCAATCTTTTTCcaaatgaaaacatattttggTTCCATAAATATAAATGTGATACGTTTAGGTTTAAAAGACAAatatattctatttgggtttCTATAAGATATTATTTGGGTTCGTTGGTGAGCAAAAAATTAACTAATGGCCCTGTGATTATTCAAGAAAACCTGAATCATCGTTCTCGTACAACCTATTTCaccaaaatcttttttttttaaacacatttaACCAAATCTTATCTCTTCACTTCCAGCGAAACCGTGAattgtatatattatcatattttgttattGTAGTTGAGCCCCATCGGAAACTAACACAAGCACACCGTTTTGCTGAACAGAAACCTAGACCCATAAGCTCCTCAAGTTTTTGAATGAATAACTCGGCCTTGATCTTTTAAACAGAGTACCATATCGTGTTGCAGTTTTTTGGTTTTCAAATAATGATAAAACACTTGTATTTGCAGGTTCAATCGAGGTTCCAAGAATTCATGATGCTTCATTATTAATGAATCATTAACCGATTGTCGGAAATGGTACTTAGTTTATTTTCCAAACACAGACCTGTCTATAAATCCATAACTTTTATTTGAAAGAAGAAAAGTAACTGTTTTGGCAGACAACAACAACGtggattttaataataatatttagaaggtggttatttaatatatttagataattatttagatgcagttataaaataattagttggacataactttttatcaatgggtcacactgctgttttaatagaatagatgaattaaaaataaatgaaaaatagggAGAAAAGACCATGAgatctaataatttaaatatatttactaaccTATGCCATTGTAATCCTACCCAGATTCCAATCCGGATCCAAACCCAAATCCGACCCggatccaaacccaaacccgacccAACTTTAAcctaatcttcttcttcttcccctttTCTTCTCCATTTGATGTTCTTTCAccttaaaacaaaatcaaaaaatttcttcAACCATCCACTaattttctcatttttaatCTAAATCGATCAACTCATAGtcatatttaatcaattatatcTTATTTAGAATCAAATTTCATCTTTTACGAACgagattcaaaataaaaaagaacgcAAAGTATAACTaatacaactagtacaactccaactagtacaactagtacaaatcaaattagtacaactagtacaactaaaacAAGTATAACTAGTATAAATATACTGAGTATAGCCAATATAACTGATACAAGAAAAACttgtataactagtacaactttaCAATAATTTGGTgatctttatttttgttttcagcgtataaaaatgatagaaaaaagGATGACGTAGAACCAATAAGACATGTTAGTCTAATTTTCTCCCGCCTGCATGTATCAAATACATGAAttgtatatttttcataatattagaattggataatgatttatttacaagttgtactagttatactagttgtactattttcggaaaaaaaatcatcttcatctttttgTTCTCAAGGCAAAAAAATTAGATGcggatccaaaaaaatattcaaccaTGGTTCCAAAAAACACGAGTCActggaaaaagaaaaaggaggGAGCGTCGACGATGAGTAAGAGTAACCACCGTCgttgaagaaaaagaaggtCTCTACTGTGAAGAAGAGAGATGATgcatcgaagaagaagaaagacgcAGTGAAGAAGAAGGGAGATGTGAAAACAAGAGTGAAGTCGTGGCGAAGAAGAGGAAGCTTGACGGTGGTGTCCACGGTGGATCTTCGTCAAACCAAAACAAGTGGGCTCGAAATTGCGAGAGAGAAACCACATCTCCACCGGACCCTCAATGCGATCTTTTCCCGGAACCATCAACGGCTTCTCCATCTCAGCGCACTAGTAAGCCCCATAAATCATCAGGTCAACCCAAAAATTTAgatgtattttaatataactaATGCAACAAGTTCAACAAGTTCAACTACACAATAATATGTAAGAATAGTACAACTAGTAAAACTACTCGACATTAGTGTTTGAACCAAAATGTTTAAAACatgatacacatttaaaatgtgatgcacatttaaaacaatattaaaaataacaagtagttgtaccagtttgctatgcatagttgtactagtttttgagttgtaccactttgtgcatagttgtactttggcagtaaaaaaaaatatattagttgtaTCACATAATAAATATAGTTACCTCAGTGGTAccacttatttatgttttcatgtcTTTGCCCGGTTACAATGAAATcatcaattttgtaaaaatacatttcatgtatgttttccaaaaattatgtgGACAAACAAGTTgacaaaccttaaaagtataaggtatattttgtaaaaatacatttggagttgtgtaataattttttatcttttccagaacttaaaataaattaagagaAACTTTCTGAGTACATACCAATTGGGatatttgattgtttttctCATGTGGAATACCAAATTAGTTTTGTTAATTTCTAAAATGTCAAAGTTGTACCAGTTGTACCAGTAATACTcgtctaatatataataaaaaattatatcaattgTGTATATGTCTAGTTTTAGGGGTTGTACCAATATTGTACATCATAGGTTTGTAAAAATATGTTCGAATAATATGACTAATGTAGTTAACAtaccttaaaaatatatagtatataatataaaattaggaGTATAATGTAGTAATTTAACAACAATCtgaaaaaagttaaataaaatagaTGAAATTTTGTCATTATATACCAATTAGGATATTTGCTTctctattttatatgtaaaataagatttattagTCGTGTCTAGTAGCTACATATTATACATaagttataatatttatatacgaGTTATACCagttatacaatttttaacATGTTTAGTTGTACGAGTTATATTAGTTATACTCGGTCGAATGAGAGAATTAGATAAGGAAAATTGTGTGGCTGTGAATTGTTAATGTGGTTGAAattaaagaaagagaaatagAAAGAAggaaatataattgtaaattcAATGGCCAAGATTAAAACATAAAGATAAGATCTGATGGCTGAGGGGATCAAATGCTGATATAGACCACTTGGTCTAGAAAAATAAAAGGACcctttatattttgatttttactttgaattaattttaaacaGAAAAATAGTCAAAAAGACTTCAAAACCCAGAAACTTCTATTTATTTACCAACCCAACCACTACCTATCCAAACCCAATAATCCGACCCAACCCAATCCGGATCCCTAGACCCCCAaatctctccttcttctccaaCATCATTTTTACGTTCTTCACCTCCATTTTTTCATCACCATTTCTTAAAaatcaaactcaaactcaaacttAAGTGTCATTCATCTAATCCCTTCCATATTATCTGTTTTCATTTACTTCATCCGGATTCACAACCTTAAAAAAGCCCAGATTTTAAATCTCCATTTTAACAAATTTCTCCATTCcataatcaaaatcaaaataaaaaaaaaactcttcaaCCCTTACGAATTTTCGTCCTTATCTCAAATCGATCAATTCTTCATCATTCCAATCCATTTTCTCTCATATAAAATTGAATCTCacttttaaatacaaaatttttgaCAGTGAAGAACGCAAAGTGCTACTAGTACACATACTACAACtgaaactagtataactagtacaactacaacgagtataactagtataatTAGAACAACTATAACTAGTACAATTTTATAGCTAATATGGCTATattagggtttttgttttcagcgAATAATGTTATAGAAGAGGATAATGTAGAACCAAAATGTTGGTCTAATTTTGCCATGCATGAATTtgtcaatatatgttaaaattttgttttatataatatgtatttgaatAATTAGTTGTTTTAccagttgtactagttgtactatttacagaaaaaaatcatttttatcctTTTGCTCTCGAAACCAAAGAAGACAATTGTCAAACCGAAAAATATTGCAATAGTAAAGGATTAGAAGAATATATTCCAGAAGATGACACAAAAAACATCAAGAGTTCAACAAGATGTATAAGCATTCATGTTTGGTGTTTCGATTACGATAATAATAGTCTGACTGATACAACTGGTTTAACTACAATAATAGTATTACTAGTTTAATTGTGGCAACATTTGAGTTGCGTTGTTTTAAACACTTACCAATTTGGCCAGCTGGTTATTTTTTCATATGTAGTACCAaattgaatatttaaatttcagaactTGAATAGTTGTCCTAGTTATACCAGTATTAATAATGTGTTCAACCCCaatgtttaaaatatgataCACATTTAAAACATGGTgaacatttaaaacaatattaaataaaataacaagtaGTTGTACCAGTTTTTTAGTTGTACCTTCtgtacatagttgtactagtttttgagTTGTGTCAATTTGTGTATAGTTGTACTTTGAcggtgaaataaaaaaaatattagttgtacctcataataaatatatttacctCAGTTGTACCACTTATTTATGTGTACATAGCTTTGCCCAGTTACAATGAAATCATCAATTTcgtaaaaatataattcatgtatgttttccatAAATTATGTAGACAAACAAGTTAataaaccttaaaagtataaggtagatcaTGTAAACTTATGTGATGGTGTAAgaattgctaaaaaaaaaaaaaaaaaaaaaatcattaaaaataagGAATCTATCTAAACAGTTACCGTTTGGTTATTTGATTGTTTTTACATATGGAATACCGAATTGATTTTGTCAATATTTCCTGCTTGCATCTGTCAAAATACATGTATAACTAGAACAactaaaaaatgtataattactacaactttacaattaatatgattatatttgattaaataataactagtaaataatattaaGTCAAATATATTGCAAGAAATATTAATgcaaataatacataaaattatttttacttttaaaaaagatatcaaatatattcatagcataattttaatctataattacatatttaaatgggatgatatatttaagttaCAACATAatgcatatttaaaataataataaattaaataacaagTAGTTGTACAAGTTTTCTAGTTGTACCGACTGTACATAGTTGTACTCGTTGTTGAGTTGTACCAGTTTGTGCATAGTTGTACTTAGGCAGtgaaatcataaaatattagttGTGCCACATAATAAATACATTTACCTCAGTTGTACcacttatttatgtttacatgTCTTTGCCCGGGTATAATGAAATCATCAATTTTGGAAAACTacatttcatgtatgttttccaaaaattatgtgGACAAACACGTTAACAAACATTAAAAGTATAAGATAGATCATGTAAACTTATGGAAttgtgtaataatttttatatttttttctaaaacttcaaattaaaTTAAGAGAAATTTTATGAGTACATACCAACTGAGATATATGATTGTTTTTCTCATATGAAATACCAAATTAGTTTTGTTAATTTCTGAAACGTCgaagttgtactagttgtaccagTAATACtcgtataatatatatataagttatatatatatatatattgtttatatgtCTAGTCATAAGGGTTGTACCAATATTTTCACATCATAGCTTTGTAAAATATGTTCGATGTTTgattatcataaaaatatggCTAATATAGTTAAtaaccttaaaagtataaagtatataatataaaattaagtgtGTAATGCAataatttaaccaaaaaaatgaaaaatcttaaattaaatacatttttgtcatcatataccaattaaaatatttatttgtttatttcatgtgtaaattataacatttttataccaattatataattttttaaaatatttagttgtaCGAGTTATACTAGTTTTACCAACTCGAATGAGAGAATGAGATAAGAAAGATTGTGTGGATGTGAATGACCgagattaaaaaaagagaaggagagagaatgAGACATATGTGAAATTGTATGGCCAAGATTAAAACATAGATGTGATGATCCAATGGCTCATATCACTCTTTCATTAATGACAAAATCGTCATTTCTCTTTAATTGGTCcatgcaaatttttttttggatgttgtagatttttttttgaccatttgGTCTATAAGAGATTTTTGTCCCCGCTAAGGGTGAGCTGTCATTAATGTGAGCTATCATTAATGGCAAAATTGTTATTTACAAAGCATTCCATCTATATCAGATTTTTGTCCTGGATTCGCACTGCCCTTGAGCGCATGTTTGCACGGTATGAAAACAGAGTCCTTCACGAGCAACACGCTGGTCAAGCTTACGTTATCTAAtgtgttttttctttctggTCTTCCTCCTCCTAATGGCGGCGTGTCTTTCCCAAACCTCAAAACGCCTTCTCTCGTTTCGGTTGGGTTTGAGCCTTGTGAGGTGTATGAGTATCTCATCTCTGGCTGCCCTGTGCTTGAGGAGTTATTCATACGCTATGCTTCTCCCTCGGAGTGTAGCTGGATGGTTGTGAATCAGTCCATCACAGTGTCTAGTCCTTCTATTAAGAGAATGTCCATCTCTTACCCTTCTCGTGATTACTGGGAGCGTCCCGCTAGTGAGGTGTTTCGGACACCGAGTCTTGTCTACCTTGACCATTCTGGTTACGTGGCGGGACATTATCATGTTGATTTCACCTCGCTTGTTGAAGCTAGACTGGATCTTAGACGGGAGCGAGTTTTAGCTGCGGAGGAGGATGGTATTGATGATTCTAGTGACGGTGGTTGGGATGAGGATGTTTATGATGAAGATGGCAGTTGTTTTGGTGTGGAGCATAATGCAGAGGTTCATGATGATGTTATAGATGATGATGCTGATATAGATGATAATGATGCTGCTGATAGTGATAGTGATAGTGATGGAGAAGATAGTTTGCCTGATGTTGTGAATCTGGTTGAAGGGATAAGCAACGTTAAAACTCTTCACTTGTCTCCTTATTTTCTTGAGGTCGgtcagctttcttcttcttttattgatttgtttcagATCTaatgtttggttttggtttttgatcTAAGGTGTTTGACATTTGCTGTAAATCGATGCAGGTGTTTCACAAGCTCCTTACTTTGTCTTTTGAGAGTGACAAAGAAAGAGGATGGCAAGTGGTGCCACTTATTCTCAAAAACTCTCCAAACCTGGAAACTTTAGTCATCAAGGTAAATTTAATACACACAGTAGATTAATTGCTAGATTGTTGTTATACCTGAGTTTTTGCTTTTTAGGGTCTTGTGCACCAAGTTACAGATAAATGCGGGGACGCCTGTGTTTGCATAgctaagaaaaagaagaagatggaggaggaggagaaagtATGTTGTTTATCGACTTGTCAAGTGAAGGTGCTAAACATTTCAGGGTATGGAGGGACTGGTAGAGAGCGAAAACAGATGAGGCATTTCTTGGGAAATTTGAAATGTCTTGAAACTGTCAAGGTTGGTCTTGTAGCTGAGAATCACCACGAAGACAACAGTGTTAACAATCACTACCAGATAATCACCAATGCTCTTACTAAGCTTCCCAGAGCTTCATCAAATTGTCAAATCCATTTCTTTTGATTTCCCTCTTAGGAACCAAATCATTAGCATGCTTAATGATCTTTTAGAAGAGAAACTCTACCTTTTCTACTAGAATAATCAGAATTCATATTTACTTGAGAGCCTCAGTTTTGGGAATAAGTTATGAGTATGTCTCAAAAGACAATGCATTTGTAGACGATATGCTTCATCATTTCAAGTAAAAAGATTCGGGTGAAAAATTTATAGAAGAAGCAGACCATGCCCAAAACGCTGCGTTCGAGCTCGCTCGCTCTTGTAACTCctagtctatttttttttgttttaaatctcGTATATTCTTGTTAACCAAAGCAAGATGCTTCGTCTTTGATCATCCCTGTAACAACCTTCGTCTTCTAGTTTCCTTTCAAATCATAAGTTCTCTTACCCCCTCCCCCCCCTTCtttgattatataatttgattctgactctaaattatttatatttgtaactgatgttttcaaattaaaattttatgattcgataatttttatttatttttatttcattttggtCACTTTTCGGTTGTAGTCGGTTCAAGAAATACAGTAATAGTTaagttatttatgaaattgGCTTTAGTTTaggtttagttattttattttttgggttGGTTCCCATAACAATGATATGAATCCGATAAAAATTTGAGTTCAATTCGAAAGTGTGTATCTGAATATGGATATAAAATTTTTGATCTTGATTCTAATTTAGATAGCTATATTTTTggttacatttatattttgttattgttataaaatataaatacattcaataatacaaaataaaaatcacaaaatatagCAAAAAGTATAGCTATCTAAATCATAATCAAGATCAAAATCTCATATTCCTATTTAGACTCACGCGCTCGAATTGAACTCGAAATTTTATTGGATTTATAACATTGTTATTTGGACcgaaccaaaaactaaaatagctAAACCCAAATTCACAAATAATTGAACGGTTAGTATATTtcataaaccaaaaaccaaaaaccataacttaaccgaaaccaaaaactaaaaaatacaacctataAATGAACCATAAACCAAACGCCATACCTAAA
Protein-coding regions in this window:
- the LOC106374032 gene encoding F-box/LRR-repeat protein At2g29930-like: MKTESFTSNTLVKLTLSNVFFLSGLPPPNGGVSFPNLKTPSLVSVGFEPCEVYEYLISGCPVLEELFIRYASPSECSWMVVNQSITVSSPSIKRMSISYPSRDYWERPASEVFRTPSLVYLDHSGYVAGHYHVDFTSLVEARLDLRRERVLAAEEDGIDDSSDGGWDEDVYDEDGSCFGVEHNAEVHDDVIDDDADIDDNDAADSDSDSDGEDSLPDVVNLVEGISNVKTLHLSPYFLEVFDICCKSMQVFHKLLTLSFESDKERGWQVVPLILKNSPNLETLVIKGLVHQVTDKCGDACVCIAKKKKKMEEEEKVCCLSTCQVKVLNISGYGGTGRERKQMRHFLGNLKCLETVKVGLVAENHHEDNSVNNHYQIITNALTKLPRASSNCQIHFF